The proteins below come from a single Alosa sapidissima isolate fAloSap1 chromosome 23, fAloSap1.pri, whole genome shotgun sequence genomic window:
- the LOC121698746 gene encoding protein boule-like isoform X1, translated as MEETSTQTTPSSPSSVSSSDHSVPLTLHHAPRFGTVIPNRIFVGGIDIKTNESDLRRFFSQHGAVKEVKIVIDRAGVSKGYGFVTFETQEDAQKVLQDADRLSFRDKRLNIGQAIRKQQVGMHSGGFVIPNLNPATAFPGPCGTMYLTTSTGYPYTYHNGVAYFHPPEVNTPASHWPSRSMSGSPVMVAPSAPPVYPQPAYHHAYQAPAQCVPTTLQWSIPRSPVPPSPILYMQPSDHRYQPVEMPADVSCIQTSIPLTEASMPEQTHMDHMVQPAYHHFYLQNPAGMGPIIIHQETGKEQKFHSTRRGFPHSPISLKGRCSRSPHYTHLRKDHVAAAAAAELTELPVQQATEPLK; from the exons ATGGAAGAAACATCG ACCCAGACCACCCCTTCCTCCCCCAGCTCTGTCTCTTCGTCGGATCACAGTGTTCCCTTAACCTTACATCATGCCCCACGGTTTGGGACAGTCATTCCCAATCGCATATTTGTTGGTGGAATTGACATAAAG ACAAATGAAAGCGATTTGAGGCGTTTTTTCTCTCAGCATGGGGCTGTCAAAGAAGTAAAAATTGTCATTGATCGCGCTGGAGTGTCCAAAGG GTATGGCTTTGTCACCTTTGAAACTCAAGAAGATGCTCAGAAAGTCCTTCAGGAT GCTGACCGGCTGTCTTTCCGGGACAAGAGGCTCAACATCGGCCAAGCCATCCGCAAGCAGCAAGTGGGCATGCACT CAGGTGGATTTGTGATTCCTAATCTTAACCCTGCTACGGCTTTCCCTGGTCCTTGTGGCACCATGTACCTCACCACCTCCACGGGGTACCCCTATACCTACCACAATGGGGTGGCATACTTCCACCCCCCAGAGGTGAACACTCCTGCCTCACACTGGCCT tctcGTTCCATGTCTGGGTCCCCTGTCATGGTTGCTCCCTCTGCTCCGCCAGTCTACCCTCAACCTGCTTACCACCATGCTTACCAG GCTCCTGCACAGTGTGTGCCCACAACTCTTCAGTGGAGCATCCCACGG tctccAGTGCCCCCTAGCCCCATCCTGTACATGCAGCCCTCTGATCATCGCTACCAGCCTGTGGAGATGCCTGCTGACGTCTCCTGCATCCAGACCTCCATCCCCCTGACTGAAGCCTCCATGCCAGAG CAAACCCACATGGATCACATGGTTCAGCCAGCATATCACCACTTTTACCTTCAGAATCCAGCCGGAATGGGACCCATTATAATACACCAAGAAACAGGAAAG GAACAGAAGTTCCACTCCACCAGGCGAGGGTTTCCTCACTCCCCCATCAGTCTGAAAGGCAGGTGCAGCCGCAGCCCCCACTACACCCACCTGCGCAAGGACCACGtcgccgccgctgctgctgccgagCTGACCGAGCTGCCTGTCCAGCAGGCCACCGAACCCCTCAAGTAA
- the LOC121698732 gene encoding 60 kDa heat shock protein, mitochondrial, which produces MLRLPALMRQARPVCRALAPHLTRAYAKDVKFGADARALMLQGVDLLADAVAVTMGPKGRTVIIEQSWGSPKVTKDGVTVAKSIDLKDRYKNIGAKLVQDVANNTNEEAGDGTTTATVLARAIAKEGFDTISKGANPVEIRRGVMLAVETVISELKKLSKPVTTPEEIAQVATISANGDSEVGNIISNAMKKVGRKGVITVKDGKTLHDELEIIEGLKFDRGYISPYFINTAKGQKCEFQDAYLLLSEKKISSVQNIVPALEIANQHRKPLVIIAEDVDGEALSTLVLNRLKVGLQVVAVKAPGFGDNRKNMLKDMAVASGGTVFGDEAVGLALEDVQPHDFGKVGEVQVTKDDTLILRGRGDPGAIEKRISEIAEQLDNTTSDYEKEKLNERLAKLSDGVAVLKVGGTSDVEVNEKKDRVTDALNATRAAVEEGIVPGGGCALLRCIPALETIVPANADQKIGIDIIRRALRVPAMTIAKNAGVEGSLVVEKILQLEGLMGYDAMQGEYVNMVEKGIIDPTKVVRTALLDAAGVASLLSTAEAVVTEIPKEEKEGGMPGGMGGMGGMGGMGGMGGGMF; this is translated from the exons ATGCTGCGTTTGCCTGCTTTGATGAGACAAGCCCGACCAGTGTGCAGGGCCTTAGCTCCCCACCTGACTCGTGCCTACGCCAAAGATGTCAAATTTGGAGCCGATGCACGCGCCCTCATGCTTCAGGGGGTTGACCTGCTCGCAGACGCTGTTGCAGTTACCATGGGACCCAAG GGTCGCACTGTCATCATTGAACAGAGTTGGGGAAGTCCCAAG GTCACCAAGGATGGTGTGACAGTGGCCAAGAGCATTGACCTGAAGGACAGATACAAAAACATTGGTGCCAAGCTGGTTCAAGACGTGGCTAATAACACCAATGAAGAGGCTGGAGATGGCACGACAACTGCCACTGTTCTGGCTCGTGCCATCGCCAAAGAGGGCTTCGACACAATCAGCAAGGGAGCCAATCCTGTGGAGATCCGCCGTGGGGTGATGCTTGCAGTGGAAACTGTTATCTCTGAATTGAAGAAGCTCTCCAAACCGGTCACCACACCAGAGGAAATCGCTCAG GTTGCAACCATCTCAGCCAATGGAGACAGCGAGGTGGGAAACATAATCTCCAACGCCATGAAGAAAGTGGGTCGTAAAGGGGTCATCACGGTGAAGGATGGCAAGACGCTTCACGATGAGCTGGAGATCATCGAGGGGCTGAAGTTTGACCGTGGCTACATCTCCCCATACTTCATCAACACTGCCAAAG GTCAGAAGTGCGAGTTCCAGGATGCCTACCTGCTGCTCAGTGAGAAGAAGATCTCCAGCGTCCAGAATATTGTGCCTGCTCTGGAGATTGCCAACCAGCACCGCAAGCCTTTGGTCATCATCGCCGAGGACGTGGACGGAGAGGCCCTCAGCACACTGGTCCTTAATCG ACTGAAGGTTGGCCTTCAGGTTGTGGCAGTGAAGGCGCCTGGATTTGGCGACAACAGGAAGAACATGCTCAAGGACATGGCCGTCGCCTCTGGAGGCACC GTGTTTGGGGATGAGGCTGTTGGCTTGGCTTTGGAGGATGTTCAGCCACATGACTTTGGGAAGGTGGGTGAGGTGCAGGTCACCAAGGACGACACGTTGATCCTGAGGGGCCGCGGCGACCCCGGCGCCATCGAGAAGCGCATCAGCGAGATTGCCGAGCAACTGGACAACACCACAAGCGATTACGAGAAGGAGAAGCTTAACGAACGGCTGGCCAAGCTCTCCGATGGCGTGGCTGTGCTGAAG GTTGGCGGTACTAGTGATGTGGAGGTCAATGAGAAGAAGGACCGCGTGACCGATGCCCTGAATGCCACCCGGGCGGCTGTGGAAGAGGGCATCGTGCCCGGAGGAGGCTGTGCCCTGCTTCGCTGCATCCCTGCTCTGGAGACCATCGTGCCAGCCAACGCTGACCAGAAGATTG GCATTGACATCATCCGACGTGCCCTGCGTGTGCCGGCCATGACGATAGCGAAGAACGCGGGGGTGGAGGGCTCCCTGGTGGTGGAGAAGATCCTGCAGCTGGAGGGCCTGATGGGATACGACGCCATGCAGGGCGAGTACGTCAACATGGTGGAGAAGGGCATCATCGACCCCACCAAG GTTGTGAGAACAGCGCTGCTTGATGCTGCTGGTGTGGCATCGCTCCTGTCCACTGCCGAGGCGGTCGTCACGGAGATTCccaaggaggagaaagagggcgGCATGCCAGGCGGTATGGGTGGGATGGGTGGGATGGGTGGGATGGGAGGTATGGGTGGAGGTATGTTCTAA
- the LOC121698747 gene encoding MOB-like protein phocein yields MVMAEGTVVLRRNRPGTKAKNFYNWPDESFEEMDSTLAVQQYIQQNIRSDCSNIEHILEPPEGQDEGVWKYEHLRQFCLELNGLAVKLQGECHPDTCTQMTATEQWIFLCAAHKTPKECPAIDYTRHTLDGAACLLNSNKYFPSRVSIKESSVAKLGSVCRRIYRIFSHAYFHHRQIFDKYENETFLCHRFTRFVMKYNLMSKDNLIVPIMEEEEDAEAGQSPGAGESDA; encoded by the exons ATGGTCATGGCCGAGGGTACAGTTGTTCTGAGGAGAAATCGTCCAGGGACCAAGGCGAAG AATTTTTACAACTGGCCCGATGAATCTTTTGAGGAAATGGACAGCACACTGGCTGTGCAACAG TACATTCAACAAAATATTCGCTCAGACTGCTCAAACATAGAACACATTCTGGAGCCTCCGGAAGGACAGGACGAGGGCGTGTGGAAGTATGAGCATCTAAG GCAGTTTTGCCTTGAACTCAATGGACTTGCTGTCAAACTTCAG GGAGAGTGCCACCCAGACACATGTACTCAGATGACTGCTACAGAGCAATGGATATTCCTCTGTGCCGCTCACAAGACGCCCAAAGAG TGTCCTGCCATTGACTATACTAGACACACCCTGGATGGAGCTGCCTGCCTGCTGAACAGTAACAAATATTTCCCTAGCAG AGTGAGTATTAAGGAATCTTCTGTAGCAAAGCTGGGTTCAGTCTGTCGGCGAATCTACAGGATATTCTCTCATGCCTACTTCCACCACCGCCAGATATTTGATAAATATGAG AATGAGACGTTCCTGTGCCACAGGTTCACGCGCTTCGTCATGAAGTACAACCTCATGTCAAAGGACAATCTGATCGTGCCCAtcatggaggaagaggaggacgcGGAAGCTGGACAAAGCCCTGGCGCTGGAGAAAGTGACGCCTGA
- the LOC121698746 gene encoding protein boule-like isoform X2: MEETSTQTTPSSPSSVSSSDHSVPLTLHHAPRFGTVIPNRIFVGGIDIKTNESDLRRFFSQHGAVKEVKIVIDRAGVSKGYGFVTFETQEDAQKVLQDADRLSFRDKRLNIGQAIRKQQVGMHCGFVIPNLNPATAFPGPCGTMYLTTSTGYPYTYHNGVAYFHPPEVNTPASHWPSRSMSGSPVMVAPSAPPVYPQPAYHHAYQAPAQCVPTTLQWSIPRSPVPPSPILYMQPSDHRYQPVEMPADVSCIQTSIPLTEASMPEQTHMDHMVQPAYHHFYLQNPAGMGPIIIHQETGKEQKFHSTRRGFPHSPISLKGRCSRSPHYTHLRKDHVAAAAAAELTELPVQQATEPLK, from the exons ATGGAAGAAACATCG ACCCAGACCACCCCTTCCTCCCCCAGCTCTGTCTCTTCGTCGGATCACAGTGTTCCCTTAACCTTACATCATGCCCCACGGTTTGGGACAGTCATTCCCAATCGCATATTTGTTGGTGGAATTGACATAAAG ACAAATGAAAGCGATTTGAGGCGTTTTTTCTCTCAGCATGGGGCTGTCAAAGAAGTAAAAATTGTCATTGATCGCGCTGGAGTGTCCAAAGG GTATGGCTTTGTCACCTTTGAAACTCAAGAAGATGCTCAGAAAGTCCTTCAGGAT GCTGACCGGCTGTCTTTCCGGGACAAGAGGCTCAACATCGGCCAAGCCATCCGCAAGCAGCAAGTGGGCATGCACT GTGGATTTGTGATTCCTAATCTTAACCCTGCTACGGCTTTCCCTGGTCCTTGTGGCACCATGTACCTCACCACCTCCACGGGGTACCCCTATACCTACCACAATGGGGTGGCATACTTCCACCCCCCAGAGGTGAACACTCCTGCCTCACACTGGCCT tctcGTTCCATGTCTGGGTCCCCTGTCATGGTTGCTCCCTCTGCTCCGCCAGTCTACCCTCAACCTGCTTACCACCATGCTTACCAG GCTCCTGCACAGTGTGTGCCCACAACTCTTCAGTGGAGCATCCCACGG tctccAGTGCCCCCTAGCCCCATCCTGTACATGCAGCCCTCTGATCATCGCTACCAGCCTGTGGAGATGCCTGCTGACGTCTCCTGCATCCAGACCTCCATCCCCCTGACTGAAGCCTCCATGCCAGAG CAAACCCACATGGATCACATGGTTCAGCCAGCATATCACCACTTTTACCTTCAGAATCCAGCCGGAATGGGACCCATTATAATACACCAAGAAACAGGAAAG GAACAGAAGTTCCACTCCACCAGGCGAGGGTTTCCTCACTCCCCCATCAGTCTGAAAGGCAGGTGCAGCCGCAGCCCCCACTACACCCACCTGCGCAAGGACCACGtcgccgccgctgctgctgccgagCTGACCGAGCTGCCTGTCCAGCAGGCCACCGAACCCCTCAAGTAA
- the LOC121698746 gene encoding protein boule-like isoform X3 — translation MEETSTQTTPSSPSSVSSSDHSVPLTLHHAPRFGTVIPNRIFVGGIDIKTNESDLRRFFSQHGAVKEVKIVIDRAGVSKGYGFVTFETQEDAQKVLQDADRLSFRDKRLNIGQAIRKQQVGMHSGGFVIPNLNPATAFPGPCGTMYLTTSTGYPYTYHNGVAYFHPPESRSMSGSPVMVAPSAPPVYPQPAYHHAYQAPAQCVPTTLQWSIPRSPVPPSPILYMQPSDHRYQPVEMPADVSCIQTSIPLTEASMPEQTHMDHMVQPAYHHFYLQNPAGMGPIIIHQETGKEQKFHSTRRGFPHSPISLKGRCSRSPHYTHLRKDHVAAAAAAELTELPVQQATEPLK, via the exons ATGGAAGAAACATCG ACCCAGACCACCCCTTCCTCCCCCAGCTCTGTCTCTTCGTCGGATCACAGTGTTCCCTTAACCTTACATCATGCCCCACGGTTTGGGACAGTCATTCCCAATCGCATATTTGTTGGTGGAATTGACATAAAG ACAAATGAAAGCGATTTGAGGCGTTTTTTCTCTCAGCATGGGGCTGTCAAAGAAGTAAAAATTGTCATTGATCGCGCTGGAGTGTCCAAAGG GTATGGCTTTGTCACCTTTGAAACTCAAGAAGATGCTCAGAAAGTCCTTCAGGAT GCTGACCGGCTGTCTTTCCGGGACAAGAGGCTCAACATCGGCCAAGCCATCCGCAAGCAGCAAGTGGGCATGCACT CAGGTGGATTTGTGATTCCTAATCTTAACCCTGCTACGGCTTTCCCTGGTCCTTGTGGCACCATGTACCTCACCACCTCCACGGGGTACCCCTATACCTACCACAATGGGGTGGCATACTTCCACCCCCCAGAG tctcGTTCCATGTCTGGGTCCCCTGTCATGGTTGCTCCCTCTGCTCCGCCAGTCTACCCTCAACCTGCTTACCACCATGCTTACCAG GCTCCTGCACAGTGTGTGCCCACAACTCTTCAGTGGAGCATCCCACGG tctccAGTGCCCCCTAGCCCCATCCTGTACATGCAGCCCTCTGATCATCGCTACCAGCCTGTGGAGATGCCTGCTGACGTCTCCTGCATCCAGACCTCCATCCCCCTGACTGAAGCCTCCATGCCAGAG CAAACCCACATGGATCACATGGTTCAGCCAGCATATCACCACTTTTACCTTCAGAATCCAGCCGGAATGGGACCCATTATAATACACCAAGAAACAGGAAAG GAACAGAAGTTCCACTCCACCAGGCGAGGGTTTCCTCACTCCCCCATCAGTCTGAAAGGCAGGTGCAGCCGCAGCCCCCACTACACCCACCTGCGCAAGGACCACGtcgccgccgctgctgctgccgagCTGACCGAGCTGCCTGTCCAGCAGGCCACCGAACCCCTCAAGTAA